Proteins encoded together in one Paracoccus sp. SMMA_5_TC window:
- a CDS encoding calcium-binding protein translates to MRYTHVATYIGSQGSFVTGVTDLLLRTDTNGLVLYSVTRLGGGMAAYRIADPDQGLTMLSARAYSPLLRYAGAPEISVIDLGVGATLFSPGLINAMGQGAVLAPDGGFGSTVYFQGAGRLPAGVIHLGQFQTSGGKFLYSARDGQMAVDIWRLGAGDSLTLVATAKLPQNGIKGAEISDITVVTLADRSYLLAVSAMGNQILSQQIGVDGRLGPLQITGADRGLGMNQPSHIAVLQVGGVPYVVVASAQSSSLTTFRLTYDGELQPIDHVIDELGTRFQAATAMATLMLDGRAFIFVGGGDDGLSIFTLLPDGRLLHLQTLIDTDGQTLADVSAISAAVVNGRIVLLVASHTEAGLTQFVFEPGPIGLTRVVGADVQTGTAGSDLMMASAATTALEGGAGDDILIAGSAPLRMTGGPGADIFVAREVNGKITVSDFEPGIDQLDLSFLGMIRSTLQLGFRPQVWGIQIFYGNSVIWVRTRDGTPLQASDFDNSLFPISHYDPPDMRTKILGTIRDDILRASKLGSLIYGYAGNDLLLGDAGADILDGGGGNDTLSGGAGSDRLLGGAGDDRLSGGEGADTLFGQDGQDTLLGGLGNDFLYGGNGNDLLLGEGGNDVLEDLYGHNTLSGGDGNDRLITGPGHDNLNGGPGNDYLSGGAGHDSLYGSLGNDTLDGGPGNDLLEGGDGASLLRGGTGNDFLRGGSGNDTLFGGPDHDTLYGQGGNDFLNAEDGNDLLFGGAGDDTLFGSTGEDTLYGDAGNDKLYGGAGNDTLYGGAGSDSLYGDLGNDILRGGDMADWLYGQAGNDTLMGDGGNDYLSGGDGNDALIGDIGNDTLEGGAGNDLLNGGAGNDVLNGAAGQDTLTAGDGDDLLNGGADNDILFGSAGRDTLEGGAGSDTLSGGADADVFLFRASAMDGSTDVINDFTRGSDKLGFAGLGLSYIGSSAFSGSLQLRVETVSAGVQQVQVDMNGDGLADLTVRLALGTALDASDLLL, encoded by the coding sequence ATGCGCTATACCCACGTCGCCACCTATATCGGATCGCAAGGCAGTTTCGTGACCGGGGTCACGGACCTGCTGCTGCGGACCGACACAAACGGGCTGGTGCTCTACAGCGTGACGCGTCTGGGCGGGGGCATGGCGGCCTATCGCATCGCGGATCCCGATCAGGGGCTGACCATGCTCTCGGCCCGGGCGTATTCGCCGCTGTTGCGCTATGCCGGTGCGCCCGAAATCAGCGTGATCGACCTGGGCGTGGGCGCCACGCTGTTCAGTCCCGGCCTGATCAACGCCATGGGTCAAGGCGCCGTATTGGCACCCGATGGCGGCTTCGGCAGCACGGTTTATTTTCAGGGCGCGGGCAGGCTGCCCGCCGGCGTCATCCACCTGGGCCAGTTCCAGACCTCGGGCGGCAAGTTCCTTTATTCGGCCCGCGATGGGCAGATGGCGGTGGACATCTGGCGGTTGGGGGCCGGCGACAGTCTGACGCTGGTTGCGACCGCCAAGCTGCCCCAGAACGGGATCAAGGGCGCCGAGATCAGCGACATCACCGTCGTGACCCTGGCCGACCGAAGCTATCTGCTGGCGGTTTCGGCAATGGGGAACCAGATCCTCAGCCAGCAGATCGGGGTCGACGGCCGCCTGGGGCCATTGCAGATCACCGGCGCCGACCGTGGTCTGGGGATGAATCAGCCCAGCCACATCGCCGTTCTGCAGGTCGGGGGCGTGCCCTATGTCGTCGTTGCCTCGGCGCAAAGTTCGTCCCTGACCACGTTCCGGCTGACCTATGATGGCGAGCTTCAGCCGATCGACCATGTGATCGATGAACTGGGCACCCGCTTTCAGGCCGCCACCGCCATGGCGACGCTGATGCTGGATGGCCGCGCCTTCATCTTTGTCGGCGGTGGAGATGACGGGCTGAGCATCTTTACCCTGCTGCCTGACGGCCGGCTGCTGCATCTGCAGACGCTGATCGATACCGACGGCCAGACACTGGCCGATGTCTCGGCCATCTCGGCGGCGGTGGTCAATGGGCGCATCGTGCTGCTGGTCGCCTCGCACACCGAAGCGGGCCTGACCCAGTTCGTGTTCGAGCCCGGCCCGATCGGCCTGACCCGCGTGGTCGGCGCCGATGTGCAGACCGGCACCGCAGGCAGCGATCTGATGATGGCCAGCGCCGCCACCACCGCGCTGGAAGGCGGCGCAGGCGACGACATCCTGATCGCCGGCAGCGCGCCCTTGCGCATGACCGGCGGCCCGGGCGCCGACATCTTTGTCGCCCGCGAAGTGAACGGCAAGATCACGGTCAGCGATTTCGAGCCCGGCATCGATCAGCTGGACCTGTCCTTCCTGGGCATGATCCGCAGCACCTTGCAACTGGGCTTTCGCCCGCAGGTCTGGGGCATCCAGATATTCTATGGAAATTCGGTGATCTGGGTGCGGACCCGGGATGGCACCCCCCTGCAGGCCAGCGACTTCGACAACTCGCTTTTCCCCATCAGCCATTACGACCCACCGGACATGCGCACGAAAATCCTTGGCACCATCCGCGACGACATCCTCAGGGCCAGCAAGCTGGGCTCGCTGATCTATGGCTATGCCGGCAACGACCTGTTGCTGGGCGATGCCGGCGCCGACATCCTCGATGGCGGGGGCGGAAACGACACCCTTTCGGGCGGCGCGGGCAGCGACCGGCTGCTGGGCGGCGCCGGCGACGACCGCCTGTCGGGTGGCGAGGGCGCCGACACCCTTTTCGGCCAGGACGGGCAGGACACCTTGCTCGGCGGGCTGGGCAACGATTTCCTATATGGCGGCAACGGCAATGACCTGCTGCTGGGCGAGGGCGGAAATGACGTGCTCGAGGATCTTTACGGCCACAACACCCTGTCGGGGGGCGACGGCAATGATCGGCTGATTACCGGCCCCGGCCACGACAACCTGAATGGCGGTCCCGGCAACGACTATCTGTCGGGCGGTGCCGGGCATGACAGCCTTTATGGCAGCCTGGGCAATGACACGCTTGACGGCGGACCCGGCAACGACCTGCTGGAAGGCGGCGACGGCGCCAGCCTGCTGCGTGGCGGCACGGGCAACGACTTCCTGCGCGGCGGCAGCGGCAACGACACCCTGTTCGGCGGACCCGACCATGACACGCTATATGGCCAGGGCGGCAACGATTTCCTGAATGCCGAGGATGGCAACGACCTGCTTTTCGGCGGCGCCGGCGACGACACGCTGTTCGGCAGCACGGGCGAGGATACGCTTTATGGCGATGCCGGCAACGACAAGCTTTATGGCGGCGCGGGCAATGACACGCTTTATGGCGGCGCGGGCAGCGATTCGCTTTACGGCGATCTGGGCAACGACATCCTGCGCGGCGGCGACATGGCAGACTGGCTTTACGGCCAGGCCGGCAATGACACGCTGATGGGCGATGGCGGCAACGACTATCTCAGCGGCGGCGATGGCAATGACGCGCTGATCGGCGATATCGGTAATGACACGCTGGAAGGCGGGGCCGGCAACGACCTGCTGAACGGGGGCGCGGGTAACGACGTGCTGAACGGCGCCGCCGGACAGGATACCCTGACCGCCGGCGATGGCGACGACCTGCTCAATGGTGGGGCCGACAACGATATCCTGTTCGGCAGCGCCGGGCGCGACACATTGGAAGGTGGTGCGGGCAGCGACACCCTGTCGGGCGGCGCCGATGCTGATGTTTTCCTGTTCCGCGCCAGTGCGATGGACGGCAGCACCGACGTGATCAACGACTTTACCCGCGGCAGCGACAAGCTCGGCTTTGCGGGGCTGGGGCTCAGCTATATCGGCAGCAGCGCCTTTTCAGGCTCCTTGCAGCTGCGTGTGGAGACCGTCTCAGCCGGCGTGCAGCAGGTGCAGGTCGACATGAACGGCGATGGGCTGGCAGACCTGACCGTGCGCCTTGCCCTGGGAACGGCGCTGGATGCCTCGGATCTGCTGCTTTAG
- the rfbC gene encoding dTDP-4-dehydrorhamnose 3,5-epimerase, whose amino-acid sequence MQIEKTPLPGVLVLTPRRFGDARGFFAETWNRRTLAEAGLDLPEFVQDNHSMSATCGTLRGLHFQAPPHAQGKLVRCGRGRLFDVAVDIRRGSPTYGRWHGEELSFENGRQLWVPAGFLHGFVTRAEDTEIIYKCSDYYAPDCDGAVAWNSVGIDWGLTQAPILSPRDAAAPALADFHSPFVYQGPFDYEARL is encoded by the coding sequence ATGCAGATCGAAAAGACCCCGCTTCCCGGCGTCCTGGTGCTGACTCCGCGTCGATTCGGCGATGCGCGCGGTTTTTTCGCGGAAACCTGGAACCGCCGCACCCTGGCAGAGGCAGGTCTGGACCTGCCCGAGTTCGTCCAGGACAATCACTCGATGTCAGCAACTTGCGGCACGCTGCGGGGGCTGCACTTTCAGGCGCCCCCCCATGCGCAGGGCAAGCTGGTGCGCTGTGGCCGGGGCCGGCTGTTCGACGTGGCGGTCGACATCCGCCGGGGCAGCCCGACCTATGGGCGCTGGCATGGCGAGGAACTGTCCTTTGAAAACGGGCGTCAGCTGTGGGTGCCTGCGGGATTTCTGCATGGTTTCGTCACCCGGGCCGAGGATACGGAAATCATCTACAAATGTAGCGACTATTATGCGCCGGACTGCGACGGTGCCGTCGCCTGGAATTCGGTCGGCATCGACTGGGGGCTGACGCAGGCGCCGATCCTCTCGCCGCGCGATGCCGCCGCGCCGGCGCTGGCCGATTTCCATTCCCCTTTCGTCTATCAAGGCCCATTCGATTACGAGGCGAGATTATGA
- the rfbB gene encoding dTDP-glucose 4,6-dehydratase — translation MKILVTGGAGFIGSAVVRLAVARGHQVVNLDALTYAANPENVASVAQSPLYAFEQVDIRDRQALDAVLARHQPQAIMHLAAESHVDRSIDGPGAFVETNVTGTYHLLEAARAYWQGRGRPDDFRFHHISTDEVFGSLGESGKFTEDTPYDPRSPYSASKAASDHLVRAWHETYGLPVVLTNCSNNYGPYHFPEKLVPVVILNALHGRPIPVYGDGGNVRDWLYVEDHADALLLVLERGQIGRSYNIGGENEARNIDLVRTICAEMDRLRPQGAPHDRLITFVADRPGHDRRYAIDPGRIRDELGWRPSVTVEEGLRRTVAWYLDNESWWRPLLSRQGVGERLGRG, via the coding sequence ATGAAGATTCTGGTGACCGGCGGTGCGGGCTTCATCGGCTCGGCCGTTGTCCGTCTGGCGGTTGCCCGCGGCCATCAGGTGGTGAACCTGGATGCGCTGACCTATGCCGCCAACCCCGAAAACGTGGCGTCGGTCGCGCAGAGCCCGCTTTATGCGTTCGAGCAGGTCGATATCCGCGACCGTCAGGCTCTGGATGCGGTGCTGGCCCGCCATCAGCCGCAGGCGATCATGCATCTGGCGGCCGAAAGCCATGTCGACCGTTCGATCGACGGGCCCGGCGCCTTTGTCGAAACCAATGTCACCGGAACCTATCACCTGCTGGAGGCAGCACGCGCCTATTGGCAGGGTCGCGGAAGGCCCGATGATTTCCGTTTTCACCACATCTCGACCGACGAGGTTTTCGGGTCACTGGGTGAAAGCGGCAAGTTCACCGAGGACACCCCCTATGATCCGCGCAGCCCCTATTCGGCCAGCAAGGCGGCCTCGGACCATCTGGTGCGCGCCTGGCACGAAACCTACGGGCTGCCGGTGGTCCTGACCAATTGCTCGAACAACTACGGCCCCTATCATTTCCCCGAAAAGCTGGTGCCGGTGGTGATCCTGAACGCCCTGCACGGCCGGCCGATCCCCGTTTACGGCGATGGCGGCAATGTGCGCGACTGGCTTTATGTCGAGGATCACGCCGATGCCCTGTTGCTGGTGCTGGAGCGCGGCCAGATCGGACGCAGCTACAACATCGGCGGCGAGAACGAGGCCAGAAACATCGATCTGGTGCGCACGATCTGCGCCGAAATGGACCGGCTGCGGCCGCAAGGCGCCCCGCATGACCGGCTGATTACCTTTGTTGCCGACCGTCCCGGCCACGACCGTCGCTATGCCATCGATCCCGGTCGCATCCGCGACGAGCTGGGCTGGCGCCCCTCGGTCACGGTCGAGGAGGGCCTGCGCCGCACCGTCGCCTGGTATCTCGACAACGAAAGCTGGTGGCGACCGTTGCTGTCGCGCCAGGGGGTGGGCGAAAGGCTGGGCCGGGGATGA